The following coding sequences lie in one Musa acuminata AAA Group cultivar baxijiao chromosome BXJ1-8, Cavendish_Baxijiao_AAA, whole genome shotgun sequence genomic window:
- the LOC135587731 gene encoding zinc finger CCCH domain-containing protein 15-like has product MAEPGEVCNFFRKPTKNKNIRKRKTTGSDDEDGAADDAPSTGPAIVKSRKSIADNKLMFSSSSSKPSSKPSADSGGAGDPDEDAGERGSGALFQFESSKEIQVQHDSRATAVLETETEFSKDARAIRERVLKQAGEVLKGKSKAGGGDDKLYKGIHGYTDYKAGFRREQTVAGEKAGGAHGPLRASAHIRLSARFDYQPDICKDYKETGYCGYGDSCKFMHDRGDYKPGWQLEKEWEEAEKARKRGLAAGGGGGDGDDGDQEDDDDDDDSLPFACYICRQPFEDPVVTKCKHYFCEHCALKHHAKNKKCFVCNKPTLGIFNTAREIRKKMVQEK; this is encoded by the exons ATGGCGGAGCCTGGCGAGGTCTGCAACTTCTTCCGCAAGCCCACCAAGAACAAGAACATTCGCAAGCGCAAAACCACCGGTTCCGATGACGAAGACGGCGCCGCCGATGATGCTCCATCCACCGGCCCCGCCATCGTTAAATCCAGGAAATCGATTGCCGACAACAAGCTCATGTTCTCCTCTTCATCTTCCAAACCCTCCTCCAAGCCCTCCGCGGACAGCGGCGGTGCCGGAGACCCCGACGAGGACGCGGGGGAGCGCGGCTCCGGCGCCCTCTTCCAGTTCGAGTCTTCGAAGGAGATCCAGGTCCAGCACGACAGTCGCGCCACGGCGGTCCTCGAGACGGAGACCGAATTCTCCAAGGACGCCCGGGCCATCCGCGAGCGGGTCCTGAAGCAGGCAGGGGAGGTCCTCAAGGGGAAGTCCAAAGCTGGCGGCGGTGACGACAAATTATACAAGGGGATCCACGGGTATACCGACTACAAGGCCGGGTTCCGGCGGGAGCAGACGGTGGCAGGCGAGAAGGCCGGTGGCGCCCACGGCCCGCTACGGGCTTCTGCGCACATCCGGCTGTCGGCGAGGTTCGATTACCAGCCGGACATCTGTAAGGACTATAAGGAGACGGGGTACTGCGGGTACGGAGATTCCTGCAAATTTATGCACGATAGGGGGGATTACAAGCCGGGGTGGCAGCTGGAGAAGGAGTGGGAGGAGGCTGAGAAGGCGAGGAAGAGGGGACTCGCGGCTGGGGGTGGTGGAGGAGACGGGGATGATGGTGATCAagaggatgatgatgacgatgatgattctTTGCCCTTTGCGTGCTATATATGCAGACAACCGTTTGAGGATCCAGTGGTAACCAAGTGCAAGCACTATTTTTGTGAGCATTGTGCCCTAAAG CATCATGCAAAGAACAAGAAGTGTTTTGTTTGCAATAAACCAACACTCGGCATCTTTAATACTGCTCGTGAAATACGGAAAAAGATGGTCCAGGAGAAATAA